From a single Bacillus pseudomycoides DSM 12442 genomic region:
- a CDS encoding nucleotide pyrophosphohydrolase: protein MEQKTMKDMQKEVDAYISQFKEGYFSPLAMMARLTEEMGELAREVNHYYGEKPKKTTEKERTIEEELGDVLFVMICMANSLHIDLETAHNIVMDKFNTRDKDRWTRIEEGEKE from the coding sequence ATGGAACAAAAAACGATGAAAGATATGCAGAAAGAAGTAGATGCATATATTAGTCAATTTAAAGAAGGTTATTTCAGTCCGCTTGCAATGATGGCTCGTTTGACAGAAGAAATGGGTGAACTTGCAAGGGAAGTGAACCACTATTACGGTGAGAAGCCGAAGAAAACGACTGAAAAAGAACGAACAATTGAAGAAGAACTTGGAGATGTATTATTTGTTATGATCTGCATGGCAAATAGCTTACATATTGATTTAGAAACAGCACATAACATTGTAATGGATAAATTTAATACACGTGATAAAGATCGCTGGACACGTATTGAAGAGGGAGAGAAAGAATAA
- the ypjB gene encoding sporulation protein YpjB produces MKRVLIGMIAFLIILFPVRIYAEKWNELTGLLDDSLQLVKQEEYKKATQVLQHFSEQFVLRENEKENKLTPMHFRVISLAYDRAQRSLEEESLDQQIKIDDVLALQLVVDAEVSKYQPLWIEREGRVMGAFAKVEKALQTEDDERFQQSLNTFLHEFYVIYPSLMIALPENQSQRVNAHLSYLDEFRNVMLKNKSGQMQVGIIKGDLQKIFQTAKKDEVDSSLIWFMTITGGLIFFTLTYVGWRKYKGEKAKRTSGIHSKNR; encoded by the coding sequence ATGAAGAGAGTCTTAATTGGAATGATAGCATTTCTGATTATATTGTTTCCAGTACGTATATACGCTGAAAAATGGAATGAGTTAACGGGGCTATTAGATGATTCTTTGCAACTTGTAAAACAAGAAGAATATAAGAAAGCAACGCAAGTATTGCAACATTTTTCAGAACAATTTGTATTGCGGGAGAATGAAAAGGAAAATAAACTAACACCCATGCATTTTCGGGTAATCTCTTTAGCGTATGACAGGGCACAGCGATCGCTTGAGGAAGAAAGTTTAGATCAGCAAATAAAAATAGATGATGTCTTGGCACTACAATTGGTGGTAGATGCGGAAGTATCTAAGTATCAACCGCTTTGGATAGAACGAGAAGGACGTGTTATGGGGGCTTTTGCTAAAGTTGAAAAGGCACTTCAAACAGAAGATGATGAACGATTCCAACAATCATTAAATACATTTTTGCATGAATTTTATGTGATTTATCCAAGTTTAATGATTGCATTGCCGGAAAATCAATCACAGCGTGTAAATGCGCATTTATCGTATTTGGATGAATTCCGTAATGTGATGTTAAAAAATAAAAGTGGACAAATGCAAGTAGGGATTATAAAAGGAGATTTACAAAAAATATTTCAAACAGCAAAGAAAGATGAAGTGGACTCTTCTCTCATATGGTTTATGACAATTACAGGTGGACTTATTTTCTTTACATTAACGTACGTCGGTTGGAGAAAATATAAGGGAGAGAAAGCGAAGCGTACCAGTGGGATACATTCTAAAAATCGATAA
- the bshA gene encoding N-acetyl-alpha-D-glucosaminyl L-malate synthase BshA — protein MKLKIGITCYPSVGGSGVVGTELGKQLAERGHEIHFITSGVPFRLNKVYPNIYFHEVTVNQYSVFQYPPYDLALASKMAEVAQRENLDVLHVHYAIPHAICAYLAKQMIGDDIKIVTTLHGTDITVLGSDPSLNNLIRFGIEQSDVVTAVSHSLIQETHELVKPNKEIQTVYNFIDERVYFKRDMSQLKKEYGIREDEKVLIHISNFRKVKRAQDVVQSFAKIVKEVAAKLLLVGDGPEFCTILQLVKSLHIEEHVLFLGKQDNVAELLAMSDLMLLLSEKESFGLVLLEAMACGVPCIGTRVGGIPEVIQHGETGYICEVGDIKGIAKQAIQLLKNDDLHQNMAQRAIEAVYEQFRSENIVSQYEAIYYDILRDDKNETI, from the coding sequence ATGAAATTGAAAATAGGTATAACATGTTATCCTTCTGTTGGTGGTTCTGGGGTTGTAGGAACTGAATTAGGAAAACAATTGGCTGAACGAGGTCATGAAATTCACTTCATTACCTCTGGAGTTCCATTCCGATTAAATAAAGTATATCCAAACATTTATTTTCATGAAGTAACGGTAAATCAATATTCTGTCTTTCAATATCCACCTTACGATTTAGCATTAGCAAGTAAAATGGCAGAGGTTGCACAGAGAGAAAACTTGGATGTTTTACATGTACACTATGCAATACCACATGCAATTTGTGCATACTTAGCAAAGCAAATGATTGGAGACGATATTAAAATCGTTACGACGTTACATGGAACTGATATTACTGTACTTGGTTCAGATCCTTCTCTAAATAATTTAATACGGTTTGGTATTGAGCAATCTGATGTTGTTACAGCTGTATCCCACTCGTTAATTCAAGAAACACATGAGCTTGTAAAGCCAAATAAAGAAATTCAGACTGTATATAATTTTATTGATGAGCGTGTCTATTTTAAGAGAGATATGTCCCAACTAAAAAAAGAGTATGGCATACGTGAAGATGAAAAGGTATTAATTCATATTTCGAATTTTCGCAAGGTCAAGCGTGCACAAGATGTTGTCCAGTCATTTGCTAAAATTGTAAAAGAAGTGGCAGCGAAATTATTACTTGTTGGTGATGGGCCAGAATTTTGTACAATTTTACAGTTGGTGAAAAGCTTACATATTGAAGAACATGTTTTGTTTTTAGGAAAACAGGATAATGTTGCTGAGCTTCTTGCAATGAGCGATTTAATGTTGCTTTTATCAGAAAAAGAAAGCTTTGGCCTCGTTTTACTAGAAGCAATGGCGTGTGGTGTGCCATGTATTGGTACGCGTGTTGGAGGTATTCCAGAAGTTATTCAACATGGTGAAACGGGATATATATGTGAAGTTGGAGATATCAAAGGTATAGCTAAGCAAGCGATACAATTGCTTAAAAACGACGATCTCCATCAAAATATGGCACAGCGCGCCATAGAAGCTGTATATGAGCAATTTCGTTCAGAAAATATTGTTTCACAATATGAGGCAATTTATTATGACATACTAAGGGATGACAAAAATGAAACGATTTAA
- a CDS encoding uracil-DNA glycosylase, which yields MEMQYPDSLVLHVKKLSAPYPLEGFLCGQGPEKPKLMLVGEAPGETEIHNGIPFSGRAGKELMGFLERIGLTREEVYITSTVRSRPYIWREKRERSGQVAQKKYNRTPNQGEILIHAPLLDYEMEHVQAPVIVTLGNIALKRLVGPDKKITDVHGQLLQQPVRRLKNNQSTDFIWTEKIYNIFPTFHPASIFYNRGLLDLIYEDLEKLGKYI from the coding sequence ATGGAAATGCAATATCCAGATTCATTAGTACTGCATGTGAAAAAACTTAGTGCTCCCTATCCATTAGAAGGTTTTTTATGTGGACAAGGTCCTGAAAAGCCGAAACTAATGCTTGTTGGAGAAGCGCCAGGAGAAACAGAAATTCATAATGGCATTCCGTTTAGTGGAAGAGCAGGTAAGGAGTTAATGGGATTTTTAGAACGTATCGGCCTTACAAGGGAAGAAGTATATATTACGAGCACTGTACGTAGCCGGCCTTATATATGGAGAGAGAAAAGAGAGCGGAGCGGGCAAGTTGCTCAGAAGAAATATAATCGAACCCCAAATCAGGGAGAAATACTTATACATGCTCCTTTGTTAGATTATGAGATGGAGCACGTGCAAGCACCGGTTATTGTCACACTTGGAAATATTGCATTAAAGCGTTTAGTGGGACCAGATAAAAAAATTACTGATGTTCATGGACAATTATTGCAGCAGCCAGTACGAAGACTAAAAAATAATCAAAGTACAGATTTTATATGGACCGAGAAGATATATAATATTTTTCCGACATTTCATCCAGCATCAATTTTTTATAATAGAGGCTTGTTGGATTTGATTTATGAGGATTTAGAAAAATTAGGGAAGTATATATAG
- a CDS encoding YitT family protein, producing the protein MKTNLKIRNIIFILIGSAIFSFGIVNINIENHLAEGGFTGITLLLYFLFSLDPSYTNLILNIPLFFVGWKLLGRTTFLYTLIGTFSVSLFLWIFQRYESLNLHLNLQNDMTLAALFAGAFIGIGLGIIFKYGGTTGGVDIIARLAHKYVGWSMGKTMFMFDAVVIVISILTYLSYREGMYTLVAVFIGAKVIDFMQEGAYAAKGATIISDKNDEIAAKILSEMERGATFLKAVGSYTKIERNVLYCVVAKNEIVKLKNIITSVDPHAFVAVSDVHDVVGEGFTLDENKNPLHN; encoded by the coding sequence ATGAAAACCAACTTAAAGATTCGAAACATTATATTTATTTTGATTGGTTCCGCTATCTTCTCTTTTGGCATCGTAAATATTAATATTGAAAATCACTTAGCAGAAGGTGGCTTTACAGGAATTACGTTATTGCTTTATTTTCTCTTTTCGCTTGATCCATCTTATACAAACTTAATCTTAAACATCCCTCTCTTTTTTGTCGGTTGGAAATTACTCGGCCGAACAACTTTCTTATACACATTAATCGGAACATTTAGCGTCTCCTTATTTCTATGGATTTTTCAGCGCTACGAATCATTAAATTTACATTTAAATTTGCAAAATGATATGACATTAGCAGCCCTGTTCGCTGGAGCATTTATTGGGATTGGTCTCGGAATTATATTCAAATACGGTGGAACAACGGGTGGCGTCGATATTATTGCTCGATTAGCTCATAAATATGTTGGCTGGAGCATGGGAAAAACAATGTTTATGTTTGACGCTGTTGTCATTGTCATCTCCATTCTTACATATCTATCTTATCGCGAGGGCATGTATACGTTAGTTGCGGTCTTTATCGGAGCAAAAGTCATTGACTTTATGCAAGAAGGAGCATATGCAGCAAAAGGAGCAACCATTATTTCAGATAAAAACGACGAAATTGCTGCCAAGATTTTATCCGAGATGGAGCGCGGGGCAACCTTTTTAAAAGCAGTTGGCTCTTATACAAAGATTGAGCGAAACGTACTTTATTGTGTTGTGGCAAAAAATGAAATCGTAAAACTAAAGAATATTATTACTTCAGTAGATCCTCATGCATTTGTTGCAGTAAGTGATGTACACGATGTAGTTGGTGAAGGCTTTACATTAGACGAAAATAAAAATCCATTACATAATTAA
- a CDS encoding biotin--[acetyl-CoA-carboxylase] ligase: MQSTIRKQLLQIFSAADGEFVSGQTISDKLGCSRTAVWKHMEDLRSEGYELEAVRRLGYRIASKPDKVTANEIQLGLQTEFIGRTVYFKESVESTQHIAAKLAYEGAAEGTIVVAEEQTAGRGRLSRKWHSPKGTGIWMSIILRPAIPVHHAPQLTLLAAVSVAQAIEKCTSVNVGIKWPNDILIEGKKAVGILTEMQADPDKINAVIMGIGINANQGQEHFADEIKEIATSLAIESGKPIVRAELMQQIFLQMEKLYQEYVKNGFSVIKLLWESYAISIGKEITARTMKDTITGVAKGITADGVLMLEDDKGQLHHIHSADIEIK; this comes from the coding sequence ATGCAATCTACTATAAGAAAACAATTGCTGCAGATTTTTTCTGCAGCAGATGGCGAGTTTGTATCTGGTCAAACAATTAGTGACAAGCTGGGCTGCTCAAGAACCGCTGTTTGGAAACATATGGAGGATCTTCGGAGCGAAGGATATGAACTAGAAGCTGTGCGCCGTCTAGGATATCGGATTGCTAGTAAGCCAGATAAAGTAACAGCGAATGAAATTCAATTAGGCTTACAGACAGAATTTATAGGGAGAACTGTTTATTTTAAAGAATCTGTAGAGTCTACGCAGCATATTGCAGCAAAACTTGCTTATGAAGGGGCGGCGGAGGGAACAATTGTCGTTGCGGAAGAGCAAACAGCAGGACGCGGCCGTTTGAGTAGAAAATGGCACTCACCAAAAGGGACAGGGATTTGGATGAGTATTATTTTACGTCCAGCTATTCCCGTTCATCATGCTCCTCAGCTTACTTTATTAGCAGCTGTTAGTGTAGCACAAGCAATTGAGAAATGTACAAGTGTGAATGTGGGAATTAAATGGCCCAATGATATTTTAATTGAAGGAAAAAAAGCTGTCGGTATTTTAACAGAGATGCAGGCTGACCCAGATAAGATTAATGCTGTTATTATGGGAATTGGAATTAATGCAAATCAAGGGCAAGAACATTTTGCAGATGAGATTAAAGAAATTGCAACATCTTTAGCAATTGAATCAGGAAAACCAATTGTGCGAGCAGAGCTTATGCAACAGATCTTTTTACAAATGGAAAAGTTATATCAAGAATATGTGAAAAATGGTTTTTCGGTTATTAAACTTCTTTGGGAAAGTTATGCAATAAGTATTGGAAAAGAAATTACGGCCCGAACGATGAAAGATACGATTACAGGTGTAGCAAAAGGAATTACAGCGGATGGTGTACTTATGTTAGAAGATGATAAAGGTCAACTTCATCATATTCATTCTGCTGATATAGAAATTAAGTAG
- the bshB1 gene encoding bacillithiol biosynthesis deacetylase BshB1, with the protein MRGLHILAFGAHADDVEIGMAGTIAKYTKQGYEVGICDLTEADLSSNGTVELRKEEAQEAARIMGVTERINLAMPDRGLYMKEEYIREIVKIIRTYKPTLIFAPYYEDRHPDHANCAKLVEEAVFSAGVRKYMPEMSPHRVQSFYYYMINGFHKPNFCIDISEHLSEKIAALEAYESQFTAGSDGVKTPLTEGYVETVIAREKMFGKEVGVMYAEGFMSKKPVLLHADLIGGCK; encoded by the coding sequence ATGAGAGGATTACATATATTAGCGTTTGGTGCCCATGCCGATGATGTTGAAATCGGCATGGCTGGCACTATTGCCAAATATACAAAACAAGGATATGAAGTTGGCATTTGTGATTTGACAGAAGCCGATTTATCCTCAAATGGGACGGTTGAACTAAGAAAAGAAGAAGCACAAGAAGCCGCTCGTATCATGGGAGTGACAGAGCGAATCAATTTAGCAATGCCAGACCGCGGTCTGTATATGAAAGAAGAATATATAAGAGAAATCGTAAAAATTATTCGGACATATAAGCCAACGCTTATTTTTGCACCATACTATGAAGATCGCCACCCAGACCATGCGAATTGTGCGAAACTCGTGGAAGAAGCTGTGTTTTCAGCAGGTGTTCGTAAATATATGCCAGAAATGTCACCACATCGCGTACAATCTTTTTATTATTATATGATTAATGGTTTTCATAAACCGAATTTCTGCATTGATATTAGCGAACATCTTTCTGAAAAGATAGCCGCGTTAGAAGCCTATGAAAGCCAATTTACAGCAGGAAGTGATGGTGTGAAGACACCTTTAACAGAAGGTTATGTCGAAACAGTAATCGCTCGTGAGAAAATGTTTGGAAAAGAAGTTGGAGTTATGTATGCTGAAGGATTTATGAGTAAAAAGCCAGTTTTATTACATGCTGATTTAATAGGGGGATGTAAATGA
- a CDS encoding TIGR01906 family membrane protein — protein sequence MNKNKIGVRIFDRLITTIVSYCIAFSIFAIATTIVVYGKWLYYADIHFLNIPDLANMTESEIKKNYDVLMTYLSPFYHESLQLPTLDMSTNGRIHFVDVKNILVKIQYGMCMALSIALLGGGYLLRKRKMKFLLHGAILTIIFPIALTLPIAINFEKSFVLFHKLLFSNDYWQFDSETDPIILMLPEQFFMHAACVILILILCGSAFCYCMYRYLLKKRKSSMENLYS from the coding sequence ATGAATAAAAATAAGATAGGTGTAAGAATATTCGATCGTTTGATAACTACTATTGTCTCATACTGTATAGCATTTTCTATTTTTGCTATTGCAACTACAATTGTTGTATATGGGAAATGGTTATATTATGCAGATATACATTTTTTAAATATACCAGATTTAGCAAATATGACAGAATCAGAAATTAAGAAGAACTATGATGTACTGATGACATACCTTTCTCCTTTTTATCATGAATCATTACAATTGCCTACACTAGATATGTCAACAAATGGAAGAATTCATTTTGTTGATGTGAAAAATATTTTAGTGAAGATTCAATACGGGATGTGTATGGCGCTCAGTATTGCTTTATTGGGCGGGGGGTATTTATTGCGTAAACGAAAGATGAAGTTTTTATTACATGGCGCAATTTTGACCATTATATTTCCGATTGCGCTTACTTTGCCTATTGCAATTAATTTTGAAAAGAGTTTTGTACTATTCCATAAACTTCTTTTTAGCAATGATTATTGGCAATTTGATAGTGAAACAGATCCTATTATTTTAATGCTACCAGAACAGTTTTTTATGCATGCAGCATGTGTAATTTTAATATTGATTTTATGTGGGAGTGCTTTTTGTTATTGTATGTATAGATATTTATTAAAAAAGCGGAAGTCTTCAATGGAAAATCTTTATTCATAA
- a CDS encoding CCA tRNA nucleotidyltransferase: MKRFKQAGAIIETLKQHGHEAYFVGGSVRDFIINRPIGDIDIATSALPEEVMHLFPRHVPVGLEHGTVIVVQEGIPYEVTTFRTESDYEDFRRPSSVQFVRSLEEDLKRRDFTMNAIAMNEEGNIIDLFAGQEAIRKQEIATVGNAADRFQEDALRMMRGIRFVSTLGFFLEEQTKRAIEEYGHLLEHIAIERITVEFEKLLTGKYCVNGLQQLVETKLVTHLPYLQMSEERILKAMQYNWGFFETDIEAWAFFLYCIGEEHPSVFLRQWKFSNKKIKDIVAVILAIRSRKTKSWDAVFLYKTGLHTALMAERVYQAIIKKYDIFSVNQVQSLFDSLSIHNRQEMKVSGNDLLGWTEKTPGPWVAEVLQRIEEEILQERLENEKEKIREWLQGCNLL, from the coding sequence ATGAAACGATTTAAACAAGCTGGAGCAATTATTGAGACATTGAAACAACATGGGCATGAAGCATATTTTGTTGGGGGAAGTGTGCGTGATTTTATTATCAATAGACCAATTGGTGATATTGATATCGCAACATCAGCTCTTCCAGAAGAAGTGATGCATTTATTCCCAAGACATGTCCCTGTTGGGCTTGAACATGGTACGGTTATTGTTGTTCAAGAAGGTATTCCGTATGAAGTGACAACATTTCGAACGGAGAGTGATTATGAAGATTTTCGCAGACCAAGTAGTGTTCAGTTTGTTCGTTCATTAGAAGAAGATTTAAAACGACGAGATTTTACTATGAATGCGATTGCGATGAATGAAGAAGGAAACATCATTGATTTGTTTGCGGGGCAAGAGGCAATTCGTAAACAAGAAATTGCAACAGTAGGGAATGCTGCGGATCGCTTTCAAGAAGATGCACTACGTATGATGCGGGGTATTCGCTTTGTTAGTACTTTAGGATTCTTTTTAGAGGAACAAACGAAACGTGCGATTGAGGAGTATGGGCATTTACTGGAACATATAGCGATTGAAAGAATTACAGTTGAGTTTGAAAAGCTGTTGACGGGTAAATATTGTGTAAATGGGCTTCAACAACTAGTAGAGACGAAACTAGTTACGCATTTACCATATTTACAAATGTCAGAAGAAAGAATTTTAAAAGCTATGCAATATAACTGGGGTTTTTTTGAAACCGATATCGAGGCGTGGGCATTTTTCTTATATTGTATTGGTGAAGAACATCCATCAGTTTTCTTACGTCAATGGAAATTTTCAAACAAAAAAATAAAAGATATTGTAGCTGTTATATTAGCAATCCGCTCTAGAAAAACAAAGTCTTGGGATGCAGTTTTTCTATACAAGACAGGTTTGCATACTGCTTTAATGGCGGAAAGAGTATATCAAGCTATTATAAAAAAATATGATATATTTTCTGTAAATCAGGTACAGTCATTATTTGATTCATTATCCATTCATAATCGTCAGGAAATGAAAGTAAGCGGTAATGATTTGTTAGGTTGGACAGAAAAAACGCCAGGACCATGGGTGGCAGAAGTGTTGCAAAGAATCGAAGAAGAAATTTTACAAGAACGATTAGAAAATGAGAAAGAGAAAATAAGGGAGTGGCTACAAGGATGCAATCTACTATAA
- a CDS encoding zinc metallopeptidase: protein MAFYLVYFAIIMIIPLYAQSKVRSAYSKYSQVYSTSGMTGAEVARKILDENGLYNVAVEETPGHLSDHYDPTAKTVRLSTDNYYGHSVAGTAVAAHEVGHAIQDAKDYKFMRFRHSLVPVASFGSNMSWVFIMIGIFASMTKLLLLGIILMAAGVVFQLVTLPVEFDASKRAMQQIEALGIVSTDEYGQARKVLNAAALTYVAAAAVAVFELLRLVLVYTGMQRSDD, encoded by the coding sequence ATGGCTTTTTATTTAGTTTATTTCGCGATCATTATGATCATACCGTTGTATGCACAGTCAAAAGTACGCAGTGCTTATAGCAAATATTCACAGGTGTATTCAACATCGGGTATGACAGGAGCGGAAGTAGCTCGAAAAATTTTAGATGAAAATGGTTTGTATAACGTAGCTGTAGAAGAAACACCAGGGCATTTGTCAGACCACTATGACCCAACAGCCAAAACGGTTCGCTTGTCAACTGATAACTATTATGGTCATTCAGTTGCTGGAACAGCTGTAGCAGCTCATGAAGTAGGGCATGCGATTCAAGATGCGAAAGATTATAAGTTTATGCGTTTTCGTCATTCTTTAGTTCCAGTTGCAAGCTTCGGATCGAACATGTCATGGGTGTTCATTATGATTGGTATATTTGCATCGATGACAAAGCTATTGTTACTAGGGATTATTTTAATGGCAGCAGGTGTAGTTTTCCAGCTCGTTACATTGCCGGTTGAGTTTGATGCTTCAAAACGCGCAATGCAGCAAATTGAAGCACTTGGAATTGTATCAACAGACGAATATGGGCAAGCACGTAAAGTATTAAATGCAGCAGCTTTAACATATGTTGCAGCGGCGGCAGTAGCGGTATTTGAATTGCTTCGTCTAGTATTAGTTTATACAGGGATGCAGCGTAGCGATGATTAA
- the mgsA gene encoding methylglyoxal synthase: MKIALIAHDKKKDDIVSFAYAYKPIFEQHELFATGTTGLRIMEATGLTVTRYQSGPLGGDQEIGAMIAKNDLDMVIFFRDPLTAQPHEPDVNALLRLCDVYAIPLATNMASAEMLMHALERGDLDYRKLRK, translated from the coding sequence ATGAAGATTGCCTTAATTGCACATGACAAAAAGAAAGATGATATAGTTTCGTTTGCATACGCATATAAACCAATTTTTGAACAACATGAACTTTTTGCTACGGGAACAACAGGCCTTCGCATTATGGAAGCGACAGGACTTACAGTCACAAGATATCAATCTGGTCCTCTTGGCGGCGATCAAGAAATTGGTGCAATGATTGCAAAAAACGATTTAGACATGGTGATTTTCTTTCGGGACCCGCTAACAGCACAACCACATGAGCCAGATGTAAATGCATTGCTTCGTTTATGTGATGTGTATGCGATTCCGCTTGCAACGAATATGGCAAGTGCTGAGATGTTAATGCATGCATTAGAACGAGGAGATTTAGACTACCGAAAGTTACGAAAATGA
- the dapB gene encoding 4-hydroxy-tetrahydrodipicolinate reductase, which yields MKDIKVIIAGPRGRMGHEAVLLMERTPHFQLVAAVDYKHGGEMISNLPGMPTLHAPIYADLHTCLNEVEADVLLDLTTPEVGKEHVTLAVEHGLRSVIGTTGFTEEELQHLTDTAKEKQVGTIIAPNFAIGAILMMKFSQMAAKYFQDVEVIELHHDQKLDAPSGTAVKTVDLIRQNREPKQQGHPNETEQLKGARGANVDGIHIHSVRLPGLIAHQEVLFGGDGQMLTVRHDSFNRASFMSGVKLAIETVMNLDHLVYGLEKIID from the coding sequence ATGAAAGATATTAAAGTGATTATTGCTGGACCAAGAGGACGTATGGGACACGAAGCGGTACTTCTAATGGAAAGAACACCACATTTTCAATTAGTAGCAGCAGTTGATTATAAGCATGGTGGTGAAATGATTTCAAATCTTCCTGGAATGCCTACATTACATGCACCAATCTATGCGGATTTACATACTTGTTTAAATGAAGTAGAAGCGGATGTATTGCTAGATTTAACGACACCAGAAGTCGGCAAAGAACATGTTACACTCGCTGTTGAACATGGTCTTCGTTCCGTTATTGGTACGACAGGGTTTACAGAAGAAGAACTTCAGCATTTAACAGACACTGCGAAAGAAAAACAGGTAGGTACTATTATTGCTCCAAACTTTGCAATTGGTGCAATACTTATGATGAAGTTTTCTCAAATGGCAGCGAAATATTTCCAAGATGTTGAAGTGATTGAACTACATCATGATCAAAAATTAGATGCACCATCAGGTACAGCTGTAAAAACGGTAGATTTAATTCGTCAAAATCGTGAACCAAAACAACAAGGTCATCCAAATGAAACAGAACAATTAAAAGGAGCACGTGGTGCAAATGTAGATGGTATTCATATTCATAGCGTGCGTTTACCAGGGCTTATTGCGCATCAAGAAGTATTGTTTGGCGGAGACGGACAAATGTTAACAGTTCGTCATGATTCATTCAACAGAGCATCATTTATGTCTGGAGTAAAATTAGCTATTGAAACAGTAATGAATCTTGACCATCTTGTATATGGATTAGAGAAGATCATCGATTAA
- the panB gene encoding 3-methyl-2-oxobutanoate hydroxymethyltransferase, with product MKTTTDFLKMKENGEPITMLTAYDYPSAKLSEEAEVDMILVGDSLGMVVLGYDSTIPVTVDDMIHHTKAVRRGAKETFIVTDMPFMSYHVSLQETMHNARRIVQESGAHAVKVEGADEVVSIIRFLTNAGIPVVSHLGLTPQSVGVLGGYKVQGKDAESAKKLLEDAKKCEEAGAMAIVLECVPMQLAELVSQQLTIPTIGIGAGSKVDGQVLVYHDLISYGVERVPKFVKQYTSVQEEIVRGIAQYVAEVKAGQFPEEQHSFTMKEEECVALYGGKQ from the coding sequence TTGAAAACGACAACAGATTTTTTAAAAATGAAAGAGAACGGTGAGCCGATTACGATGCTTACTGCGTATGATTATCCATCTGCAAAGCTCTCAGAAGAAGCTGAAGTTGATATGATTTTAGTAGGGGATTCCCTTGGAATGGTTGTACTTGGATACGATTCTACCATTCCAGTAACGGTAGATGATATGATTCATCATACGAAAGCAGTGCGCCGCGGAGCAAAGGAAACTTTTATTGTAACGGATATGCCCTTTATGTCTTACCATGTATCTTTGCAAGAAACGATGCATAATGCGCGCCGCATCGTGCAAGAGAGCGGAGCACATGCAGTGAAAGTAGAAGGAGCGGATGAGGTAGTATCAATCATTCGCTTCTTAACGAATGCAGGAATTCCTGTTGTATCCCATCTTGGTTTAACACCCCAATCTGTAGGTGTATTAGGTGGCTATAAAGTGCAAGGAAAAGATGCTGAAAGTGCAAAGAAATTGTTAGAAGATGCTAAGAAATGTGAAGAGGCTGGTGCAATGGCAATCGTTTTAGAATGCGTACCAATGCAACTAGCAGAGCTTGTATCACAGCAGCTGACGATTCCTACAATAGGTATTGGTGCAGGTAGTAAAGTAGATGGTCAAGTACTTGTTTATCATGATCTCATTTCGTATGGAGTGGAGCGTGTTCCGAAATTTGTGAAACAATATACATCAGTTCAAGAAGAAATTGTACGCGGAATTGCGCAATATGTTGCTGAAGTAAAAGCAGGACAATTTCCAGAAGAACAACATTCATTCACAATGAAAGAGGAAGAATGTGTAGCATTATACGGAGGGAAACAGTGA